Sequence from the Meleagris gallopavo isolate NT-WF06-2002-E0010 breed Aviagen turkey brand Nicholas breeding stock chromosome 22, Turkey_5.1, whole genome shotgun sequence genome:
gctgctgctgcctcgGGCACAGCCTTGAAATGCAGCAGGAGTTTCAGCACCCAAAGGTTATGTATGTGGTGGCCCCTCCCCAGCCTCATATGGATATAAACCCCCGCTGACCCACACCAGCTGTCGGAATCCTCGGGAGCACCATGAAGGCCGTCGGTGTTCTGCTTGTGGGTATCCTTGCGCTGtgcacacagctgcagccagctgccacGGCCGCTGTAATCGTAGGTGAGTGCATGAGGTGGGCACAGGgtcacagcagctcccagggcaCTGCAGGGGTGGCATGAGCTGCGGTCCCTCGGTGGGACAcattgcagcagcacagggccagGCACTGCCTGACAGCTCCTCAGCCCTGAGTGGGGCCACTGAGATCCGTGCCACGCAGGCAGCACGGGGGCAAGAAGaggggacagcagcagagcatttccGCCTACATGGGGCACACCTGGAGGGCTGGGACAGCCCCCAGAGGGGTCAGAATTCCCAGAACATCAGCCCATGAATGAGGCTGTCTGTCATGATTTGAGCTCAGAAAGCGCCTGAGCCTGAAGGAAGAGGTGTTCCCGTTTCACCCTGTCTCCCAGTGTCCCTGCCTGCCGGGGTGCCTCACCTGGCACGGCCACACTGCCTGTTGGGCATTTGCTGTGCTCCCGATGGAGGGGCTGTGACCTCAGCTCCTTTCTTGTCACCTGTGGGTCAGCTGTGGTCACCAGGCACAGTGCACGCACTGTTCCTCTGCTGGGGGAAGGGCGCCCATCAGTTTGGGCTCCTGAGCCAGGGTTCTGCCCGTGACATACCTTAGCACAGAGCTGGCTGCCGCGGCTCACAGAGCCATGGCTGTCCCTGTCCTCTGGCAGGGAAGCACCTGAATGCAGTGTGTGGGCGACAGGAGCCAAAGCATTTTCTGGGAAGCGATGCTGGGCGCGGGGGCTGAGCCAGGCACAGCTGCGGGCCCTGCAGCCGGCAGGTTCTGTGCCtccccagctgctcctgctggctgcaggcagatCCAGGCAGAACAGGAGCTGAGCAGTGTCCCATGGGGGTCACGGTGTCACCCCTGGGCAAAGCCCGGCACCttgccctgctctgcactgctccctCCATGAGTGCTCTCCTTGGAGGGCTTTCTGGGCTCCCACCCTCTGCAgtttctctgctgctggctgctgtggcGCAGCTTGGCTGCGGGAATCCGCACGTCCGCAGCCCCCCCGGCCCCATCCCACTCACACCGGTGCTCAGGAAATGCTGCACTCTACAGATTTTACAAGCCAAAGGGACTGATAAGGGCAATTAGAGGATCAGCCATCCGAGCAGAGTGATGAACCTCAAAGGcaagtgctgctggcagcaccagcgcaggtgcagcagcacagatcGTGGCGGGACACGGAGCTGATCCCGGAGCTGTGGGGTGGGCAGCACTGCCCCACTGCCaggtgccagccctgctgcaaacGTTAGGTTAGGATGGATTTTGTCCCCGTGCGGCACACAGTGGGGACACGTTGTTGCTCAGCCCAGCACCGtgcacccagcccagcctgATGCTCAGCCCAGCCCGTGCTGGAGGAGCATGTCCTGGTGTGACAAGGCTGCCTTTATGCAGGAGTTCCTTTGTTTGCCCTGGGGCCGGGAGCCCCAGCTTGGAGCagttccccagcacagagcacagtcCCCGGCAcacagcaggcactgcagggTGCGGGGTGATCCCAATGCTATCCCAACGCTATCCCGGGCTGCCCCGTTCCCACCGTGCTGCGCAGCAATGAAATGCAGTGAGTGTCCCGCGGGTGTCAGCACCGGGTCCTGTTACTGCATAAACACACGCGCTGGGGAGGGGACCGCGGCAAATGCAAACAGTTACTGATTTACTGTTGCTCCGTGCCTCACTGCGTTGTTGACTGTGGGCTTAAATTACCTGGAAATAGATGCTGGCCGAGCAGACAAACAGCTCGTGACCTCGGAGCGGGGACCGCCTGCCCTGAGCCCATGCAGCCCGACAGCTCCAGGATGCTGCAGCCAGAAGCTGCGggggctgtgggtgcagtgATGGGGGCTCAGCGATGAAGGAGGGCCCCATTTCCAACCTCACACTACAGAGGAGAGGCTCAGCCGAGGCATATATCCAGGATAGGGCTGGGGCCAGGGATGCTCTGGGCTCTGCCCACCAGAGAGGatccagccccagccctgcagctgggcAACACCATCACCATGCAGAGCACTGGGTCCCACGCAGTGACCAAATGcactgagccaaacctggagCAGTGAGTGAAGGGCTGAGGCCCCTCGGGTcccccagcacagtgctgagccTCTCTGCTTCCGTCAGCAAACCCAAAGGAATGAAAACCACTGCTGATAGCACCTGCAGATGAGCAAGAACTGGTGGAGCGGCAAACAGTGATGAGAGCCAGCAGCCACGTGGGGTGATTAGGATTGCTTGGTCTGCTCAAATACAGCCCGGCTTGGcgctgcccagcactgccaggcacCCGACGCACAGGCTGAAGGACTGCATGGTGGTGTGCAGCGGGCACACAGccagagcacacagcagctcacCCCCTGCCCGCCACCCACCCGAGCACCACTGCAtctccaggcagcacagcagggcaggggctgcGCTCACATGCACGACGGCTGCCAGCCCCGGGACGGGACAGGGCCGAGCACAGTTGTCACGTGCCCCACATGTACTGCTGGCCCCAACCCAGAGCTGACCATCAGAGGGCCTGCCGTGGCTCTGTGCCCCACAGGCTGTGGGCTGGGGGCTCCCAGCATGCCGAGCATGGCGGTGCAGCGCGCGGTGCTTGGCTGCTGTTCCTGCCGGGCAAGTTTTCTGTGTAGACGCCTGGGCTCCTCGAGGCTCCCACTTCCTGGTCAGCTGCCAGCAGCGAGCAGATACCTGATACTTGGGGATTGTGCAATGGCACGAAGGGGGAGCCTGgcccagccagttccttatgAGCCACCCGGAAGGCAGTCCCCTCCCGCCCCACCTGGAGAGGAGCTTAAAGCCCAGCCGGGTGGCCTTGCACACGCACAGCTCCCCTGCACCATGCCCAAGGCCAGCAGCGCGCTCCTCCTCGCGGGGCTCCTGGTTctctgggcagagctgctgccagcatccGTCCTGAATGTCACGAGTGAGTATGAGCGCACGGCCCCGCGGCAGCAGCCGGCATCACTCCTGGCCTGGGGCCTGCTGGGGATGGGCTCCATGCACACGTTCTGCAGCGTGGCTGCGCTCTGCAGCATCCCTGAGCCCACACTGGGACTGGGAACAGCATCGCCTGCCTCCGGACAGCCCTCCCACCCACACCATGTGCCTTTGCCTTTCAGTAAAAGCCGGCGTGTGCCCGGagccagcagcagaagaagcGAACTGCACGATGGGGTGCCAGTCCGATGGCGACTGCGAGAGCACCCTCAAGTGCTGCCCGGCGGCCTGTGGCAAGGCCTGCCAGGAGCCCAACGGTAACGCTCCCAGGGTCGGTGCCAGTCCTGCTCCCGTGAGCCAATGCCTCCAGGGCTCCCGGCGCTCGGTAACGGTGTGGTTCTGGGCATcccctgtgctctgcctgcagcacagtcATGGGGCTCTGCATGGAGCCCGCAGGATTGGGCTGTGCTTCAATGGAGCAGTTGCCCACACAGCCTTGGGTGGTTGCTGGCCACACTCACCccttcctcctgcctgcagctcgGTTGGCTTTGAGCATCCCTGATGCTGCTGAGATCGCAGCCAGGGACAGAGAGCACGCACCCACTGCACTTCACATCCTTCAAGGAGCACCAGCTGCACAATGCATCAGCCCCAGCACTGTTCTGCATCCAGCAATGAGCTTGGGAAGGGTCTCCGAGCAGTGCcctccccagctctgcaccaGGCATGGCCCCACAGCCGCACAGCTGCAGGGTGCTCACCATGCtcagctccaggagctgcagcacagccctgcacacctTGCTGGGGACAGCGGGTCTCACGCCGTGTCCTTCGCCTTGCAGAGAAACCTGGCACCTGCCCATCCGTGAAGCCAGGGATCCCCATGCTGGGGCTCTGCATTAACCAGTGCAAGATGGACTCCAACTGCTCTGGGAGCCTGAAGTGCTGCAGGAATGGCTGCGGGAAGGTCTCCTGTGTGACTCCACTGCACTGAGGTCAGTCAGCACCCACCCAGCCCTGGGCTCCTGTCCCACTTGCCCTATCgtgctcacagccctctgctcCCTTTGCAGGTGCAGCCTCCTTCATTCCAgctgcagggaagctgctgCCCAATGCGACACTGCATGGCCAGGCCCCTGGTGCCCTCCTGCCCCTGCCCTGGCCGGGATCCCAGCGTGTAGCCTTCAGCCTCAGCTCTCATCCGAAGGCCCCGCTTGGGGTGTGCCGCAGCCCCCTGCACTCTCGCCAATAAAGCAGCCACTCCCTGCCCTGTTTTTGGCCGCGTCTCCGTCCTGATGCGCTTCCAGCTGCACTCTGCAGTGCACTCAGTGTGCCCAAATgggtgctggagcaggcagTGTCTAGAAGGGTCTGCACCAGACAAATGCCCACCCAAGCCAGTACCATTCCTGCAGTGCTGATCCCAGGCCCCTTTTCCCCAAGATTCCCCAGCCCATGCTCCTGCTCAGTGTTGCCCCATAGTCTCAGCTGCTCTGACGTTTGCTCCTCAGCTAGTTAAGGGATGTGCTCCAGCTGGGGCATGATATGCAGTTGCAGCTGCATCCATGGAGCTGAGTTCTGTGATGGCCTAGGGGGACAGcaatgcttctgctgctgcGTGCAATGGCACAGCATCTCTCAAAGCACCCCTTGCACTACAcacaccagcagcacagcatctaTGGCAGCAGCTTGAGGGAGCCGTGGGCCCTGAAGCCTGCATGtccctgccccatccctgcccacCCTGCTCGGACCCATCCCTTGCTGTTGCTTCTCTTTCACTCTCCCCAGGCTTCCAGAGACAGCGTGAACTGAGGAACCCCAAGGGCCGGAGCAAACGGTCCCATGGACCTCTGAAGGCCCCGCTGGGGGATTGCATAGAGCTGAGCCAGGCACACACAACCACCCTGCAGCCTGCCCCACACAGCCTGGTGCCTGCAGCATGGATATGTCCCCACTCACGTCCCACCATGGCTCTGCAGCATCGCTCCCCACTCCATGCATGCTGGGAGGTGATGCCGATGATCCCCAGGCAGAATGGGGTGGGCTCTGGGAAGCAGTGATGGGATGCACAGGCTCAGCAGGCTCTCCCAGGTGCCCACATTGGGGAGCACAGAGAGCAGGGTTGGGGAGCACCTCCCACATCCCCTGGCCTGGCTGTTTGCGGGTCACCGGTGACCTGGAAAGGGAGCGCTGCAGGGGATGCGCCAGCCATGGGCtgggagcccagcactgctctgggagTCTCCCTCGAAACGAATTGTTCATGTTCAGTGCTCCCACAGCCCTGGAAACGCGCTGCCATGGGCTGGTGCCCCCCAGCAGATTTAAATACCGACTGGCAGTCGCAGTgccacagcagccccagcagcacgaTGCCCAGCACCTGTGCCCtcgtgctgctgctcctggcccTGTGCACCGAGCTGCCGcctgccccagcccagcagcaccgtGGGGATCGCGGCAATGGCCCCGCTGCCAGCCCCCCACCACACCGGGCACAGAGGGGCCAGCGGCCGCCGGCCGCCCTCCCTGCCCCCAGCAAAGCAGGCGTGTGCCCAGCAGTGGGGAGCAGCCCCACACGCCCCACCAGGAGATACTGCCTGTCTGACCACAGCTGCCCCGGCGCTGAGAAGTGCTGCCTTCTCCGGGATGTGCGCGTCTGCCTGCTCCCTACTGCAGGTATGGggagctgtggagctgctggtgctgacagGGAATGGGTGCCACGGGACGAGCCGTgctccccagcacacagcacttcTTCCCTCACAGAGAGCCTGGGCAGCCCTGTGGGGGTGAGCTGCGGGGTGAGCTGCTGCAATGAGACTGCCTGTGGCCATGGGGAGAGGTGCTGCGCCCGCTGCCTGCGAGTTGAGCCAGGTAAGGTTGCCGAGTCAGGGGGCTGTGCTTGTGCTGGGCTGGAGGTGCAGTGGGTCAGAGCCGTGGGTTGGCAGTTTTGTCACTGTGAGAGCAATGCATCAGTGCTGCAGGGGCAGGCTGGCTCTGAGCTGCACCCCGAGTCCCCTGTCCCCTCCAGCCAAATCCGGCCTTTGCCCACGGAAGCGAGCCCGGCGTGATGCTGCCTGCCCCAACCTGTGCACGGATGACAGGGACTGCCCCGGGGACCAGAAGTGCTGTTTCTCAGGCTGTGGGCTGACCTGCACCACCCCGTACACAGGTACCTGCTGCCCCCATCCTAACTCCTCTCTGGGTGTGCATCCTCCTGCATGGGCATGCACACCTCCTGCACACCTGTGCACTCCCCATGCATGCCACAGGGGCAGGATGAGGGCAGGATGGAGGCCAGAGGGGAATTGGGGCAGGGGCACACTGCAACCCTAAGCCATGCACAAGGCACAAGTTCCCGATGCAGCCAAGCTCCCATGGGCACAGTGGGGCTGTGATGCTCAGGGCTGTGATGCTCACGGCTGCTCTCTTGCAGCAAAGTCCGGCGCGTGCCCTGTGGTGCTGCGGGGCTCCCTGGGCCCCTGCCTGGATCGGTGTGACAGCGATGCTGACTGTCCCGGGGCCAAGAAGTGCTGCACCACTGGCTGCGGCCACGTCTGCAAACTGCCCACCGAGGGTAAAAGCTTTGTGCCATGGGGCAGAGACCGTGCCACGttcccccatcccctccctgGCTGAGCACCCTCTCTGCAGGGCCAGTGTCCCTTTGCCCTGGAGCACTGTGCCCCTCTGGGGGCCGATGGGGGCTTGGGGAGGTGGCAGCAGCCAAGGCCAGGGGTTCACCACACCATTCCCTCTCTCTGCACGTGCACAGTGCGCCCGGGGCTCTGTCCTCCCACCACCACCAGGGCTGGTGAGTGCCTCATCCTATGCCTGGAGGACAAGGACTGTCCACCCAGCCAGAAGTGCTGCATGCAGGACTGCGGCCGCACATGCGTTCCCCCACTGCAGGGTAAGACCAACCCCACACCCTGTCTGCAAGGGACAGgatagggacacgatggggcACTCGTCCTGCTCTGACCACCACATCTATCTCTTCCAGGCACAGCCTAGCCC
This genomic interval carries:
- the LOC100538862 gene encoding WAP four-disulfide core domain protein 2-like isoform X1 encodes the protein MARRGSLAQPVPYEPPGRQSPPAPPGEELKAQPGGLAHAQLPCTMPKASSALLLAGLLVLWAELLPASVLNVTIKAGVCPEPAAEEANCTMGCQSDGDCESTLKCCPAACGKACQEPNEKPGTCPSVKPGIPMLGLCINQCKMDSNCSGSLKCCRNGCGKVSCVTPLH
- the LOC104914084 gene encoding keratin-associated protein 5-4 isoform X1 → MGWEPSTALGVSLETNCSCSVLPQPWKRAAMGWCPPADLNTDWQSQCHSSPSSTMPSTCALVLLLLALCTELPPAPAQQHRGDRGNGPAASPPPHRAQRGQRPPAALPAPSKAGVCPAVGSSPTRPTRRYCLSDHSCPGAEKCCLLRDVRVCLLPTAGMGSCGAAGADREWVPRDEPCSPAHSTSSLTESLGSPVGVSCGVSCCNETACGHGERCCARCLRVEPAKSGLCPRKRARRDAACPNLCTDDRDCPGDQKCCFSGCGLTCTTPYTAKSGACPVVLRGSLGPCLDRCDSDADCPGAKKCCTTGCGHVCKLPTEVRPGLCPPTTTRAGECLILCLEDKDCPPSQKCCMQDCGRTCVPPLQGTA
- the LOC100538862 gene encoding WAP four-disulfide core domain protein 2-like isoform X2 is translated as MKAVGVLLVGILALCTQLQPAATAAVIVVKAGVCPEPAAEEANCTMGCQSDGDCESTLKCCPAACGKACQEPNEKPGTCPSVKPGIPMLGLCINQCKMDSNCSGSLKCCRNGCGKVSCVTPLH
- the LOC104914084 gene encoding WAP four-disulfide core domain protein 3 isoform X2, yielding MGWEPSTALGVSLETNCSCSVLPQPWKRAAMGWCPPADLNTDWQSQCHSSPSSTMPSTCALVLLLLALCTELPPAPAQQHRGDRGNGPAASPPPHRAQRGQRPPAALPAPSKAGVCPAVGSSPTRPTRRYCLSDHSCPGAEKCCLLRDVRVCLLPTAESLGSPVGVSCGVSCCNETACGHGERCCARCLRVEPAKSGLCPRKRARRDAACPNLCTDDRDCPGDQKCCFSGCGLTCTTPYTAKSGACPVVLRGSLGPCLDRCDSDADCPGAKKCCTTGCGHVCKLPTEVRPGLCPPTTTRAGECLILCLEDKDCPPSQKCCMQDCGRTCVPPLQGTA